In Balearica regulorum gibbericeps isolate bBalReg1 chromosome 2, bBalReg1.pri, whole genome shotgun sequence, one DNA window encodes the following:
- the LOC104634089 gene encoding carboxymethylenebutenolidase homolog, with product MLGYSQLNVFCSIVSAMANESRPCPCGIGDRFDYEGCGQEVQVEHIKAYVCKPPASTDKAVIVIHDIFGWQLPNTRYMADMLAANGYIAICPDFFVGQEAWKLSNDWASFDDWLKTRNAGKIDKEVDVILKYLSEQCGAKKIGVIGFCWGGAAVQHLMLKNPHLKTGVSLYGVIKFFDDRSSFLHPTFFIFAEKDEFIPLEQVTLLEQKLKQNCKVDYEVKIYPGQTHGFVHRKREDINPQDKPFIEEGRKDMINWLNKYL from the exons ATGCTGGGATATTCACAACTGAATGTTTTTTGTTCCATAGTATCAGCCATGGCTAATGAATCGAGGCCCTGCCCGTGTGGTATTGGAGACAGGTTTGACTATGAGGGTTGTGGGCAGGAAGTACAAGTTGAGCACATCAAGGCGTATGTTTGCAAACCACCCGCAAGCACTGACAAAGCTGTGATTGTGATTCATGATATATTTGGATGGCAACTCCCAAACACCAGATACATGGCTGATATGCTGGCGGCTAATGGATACAT aGCCATCTGCCCAGATTTTTTCGTGGGACAAGAAGCTTGGAAACTTTCTAATGACTGGGCGTCTTTTGATGACTGGCTGAAAACCCGAAATGCTGGCAAAATAGACAA AGAAGTTGATGTCATCCTGAAGTATCTAAGTGAACAATGTGGTGCAAAGAAGATTGGTGTCATTGGGTTTTGCTGGGGTGGAGCAGCAGTACAACATCTGATGCTGAAAAATCCTCATTTAAAGACGGGGGTGTCCCTCTATG GAGTGATCAAGTTCTTTGATGACAGATCCAGTTTTCTTCATCCCACCttcttcatttttgctgaaaaggaTGAATTCATCCCATTGGAGCAG GTCAccctgctggagcagaagctgaaacaaaactgtaaagTTGATTATGAAGTTAAAATTTACCCTGGACAGACGCATGGGTTTGTACATCGCAAAAGAGAAGATATCAATCCTCAAGATAAACCTTTTattgaagaaggaagaaaggataTGATCAACTGGTTGAATAAATATCTTTAG